In the genome of Lynx canadensis isolate LIC74 chromosome X, mLynCan4.pri.v2, whole genome shotgun sequence, one region contains:
- the ZFX gene encoding zinc finger X-chromosomal protein isoform X1 yields MDEDGLELQPQEPNSFFDATGADATHMDGDQIVVEVQETVFVSDVVDSDITVHNFVPDDPDSVVIQDVIEDVVIEDVHCPDIMEEADVSETVIIPEQVLDSDVTEEVSLAHCTVPDDVLASDITSASMSMPEHVLTSESIHVSDVGHVEHVVHDNVVEAEIVTDPLTTDVVSEEVLVADCGSEAVIDANGIPVDQQDDDKSNCEDYLMISLDDAGKIEHDGSSGMTMDAESEIDPCKVDGTCPEVIKVYIFKADPGEDDLGGTVDIVESEPENDHGVELLDQNSSIRVPREKMVYMTVNDSQQEDEDLNVAEIADEVYMEVIVGEEDAAAAAAAAVHEQQMDDNEIKTFMPIAWAAAYGNNSDGIETRNGTASALLHIDESAGLGRLAKQKPKKRRRPDSRQYQTAIIIGPDGHPLTVYPCMICGKKFKSRGFLKRHMKNHPEHLTKKKYRCTDCDYTTNKKISLHNHLESHKLTSKAEKAIECDECGKHFSHAGALFTHKMVHKEKGANKMHKCKFCEYETAEQGLLNRHLLAVHSKNFPHICVECGKGFRHPSELKKHMRIHTGEKPYQCQYCEYRSADSSNLKTHVKTKHSKEMPFKCDICLLTFSDTKEVQQHALIHQESKTHQCLHCDHKSSNSSDLKRHIISVHTKDYPHKCDMCDKGFHRPSELKKHVAAHKGKKMHQCRHCDFKIADPFVLSRHILSVHTKDLPFRCKRCRKGFRQQNELKKHMKTHSGRKVYQCEYCEYSTTDASGFKRHVISIHTKDYPHRCEYCKKGFRRPSEKNQHIMRHHKEVGLP; encoded by the exons ATGGATGAAGATGGACTTGAATTACAACCACAAGAGCCAAACTCGTTTTTTGATGCAACAG gagctgATGCTACACACATGGATGGTGATCAAATTGTTGTGGAAGTACAAGAGACTGTTTTTGTTTCAGATGTTGTGGATTCAGACATAACTGTGCATAACTTTGTTCCTGATGACCCAGACTCTGTTGTTATCCAAGATGTTATTGAGGATGTTGTTATAGAAGATGTTCACTGCCCCGATATCATGGAAGAAGCAGATGTATCTGAAACGGTCATCATTCCAGAGCAAGTGCTGGACTCAGATGTAACCGAAGAAGTTTCTTTAGCACATTGCACGGTCCCAGATGATGTTTTGGCTTCCGACATTACTTCAGCCTCAATGTCTATGCCAGAACATGTCTTGACGAGTGAATCCATACATGTGTCTGATGTTGGACATGTTGAACATGTCGTTCATGACAATGTAGTAGAAGCAGAAATTGTCACCGATCCTCTGACAACGGATGTCGTTTCAGAAGAAGTACTGGTAGCAGATTGTGGCTCTGAAGCAGTCATAGATGCCAATGGGATCCCTGTGGACCAGCAAGATGATGACAAAAGCAACTGTGAGGACTACCTTATGATTTCCT TGGATGATGCTGGCAAAATAGAACACGATGGTTCCTCTGGAATGACCATGGATGCAGAGTCGGAAATTGATCCTTGTAAAGTGGATGGCACTTGCCCTGAAGTCATCAAGGTGTACATTTTTAAAGCCGACCCTGGAGAGGATGACTTAG GTGGCACTGTAGACATTGTGGAGAGTGAACCTGAGAATGACCACGGAGTTGAATTACTTGATCAGAATAGCAGTATTCGTGTGCCAAGGGAAAAGATGGTTTATATGACTGTCAACGACTCTCAGCAAGAAGACGAAGATTTAA ATGTTGCTGAAATCGCTGATGAAGTTTATATGGAGGTGATCGTGGGAGAGGAGGACGCTGCTGCCGCGGCGGCCGCCGCCGTGCACGAGCAGCAGATGGACGACAACGAAATCAAGACCTTCATGCCAATAGCGTGGGCGGCAGCTTACG GTAATAATTCTGATGGAATTGAAACCCGGAATGGCACTGCAAGTGCCCTCTTGCACATAGATGAGTCTGCTGGGCTCGGCAGACTGgctaaacaaaaaccaaagaaaaggagaagacctGATTCCAGGCAGTACCAAACAG caATAATTATTGGCCCTGATGGACATCCCTTGACTGTCTATCCCTGCATGATTTGTGGGAAAAAATTTAAGTCCAGAGGTTTTTtgaaaaggcacatgaaaaacCATCCCGAACACCTTACCAAGAAGAAGTACCGCTGTACTGACTGTGATTACACTACCAACAAGAAGATAAGTTTACACAACCACCTGGAGAGCCACAAGCTGACCAGCAAGGCCGAAAAGGCCATCGAATGCGATGAGTGTGGGAAGCATTTCTCTCACGCTGGGGCTTTGTTTACTCACAAAATGGTGCATAAGGAGAAAGGAGCCAACAAAATGCACAAGTGTAAATTCTGTGAATACGAGACAGCTGAACAAGGCTTATTGAATCGCCACCTTTTGGCGGTCCACAGCAAGAACTTTCCTCATATTTGTGTGGAGTGCGGTAAAGGTTTTCGTCACCCGTCAGAGCTCAAGAAGCACATGCGAATCCATACTGGGGAGAAGCCGTACCAGTGCCAGTACTGCGAATATAGGTCTGCAGACTCTTCTAACTTGAAAACGCATGTAAAAACTAAGCATAGTAAAGAGATGCCATTCAAGTGTGACATCTGTCTTCTGACTTTCTCAGATACCAAAGAGGTGCAGCAACATGCTCTTATCCACCAAGAAAGCAAAACACACCAGTGTTTGCACTGTGACCACAAGAGTTCGAACTCGAGCGACTTGAAACGACACATAATTTCAGTCCATACGAAGGACTACCCCCACAAGTGTGACATGTGTGATAAAGGCTTTCACAGGCCTTCTGAACTCAAGAAACACGTGGCTGCCCACAAGGGTAAAAAAATGCACCAGTGTAGACATTGTGACTTTAAGATTGCAGATCCGTTTGTTCTAAGTCGCCATATTCTCTCAGTTCACACAAAAGATCTTCCGTTTCGGTGTAAGAGATGTAGAAAGGGATTTAGGCAACAGAACGAGCTTAAAAAGCATATGAAGACACACAGTGGCAGGAAAGTGTACCAGTGTGAGTACTGTGAGTATAGCACTACAGACGCCTCGGGCTTTAAACGGCACGTTATCTCCATTCATACGAAAGACTATCCTCACCGTTGTGAGTACTGCAAGAAGGGGTTCCGACGACCTTCAGAAAAGAACCAGCACATAATGCGACATCATAAGGAGGTTGGCCTGCCCTGA
- the ZFX gene encoding zinc finger X-chromosomal protein isoform X2: protein MDEDGLELQPQEPNSFFDATGADATHMDGDQIVVEVQETVFVSDVVDSDITVHNFVPDDPDSVVIQDVIEDVVIEDVHCPDIMEEADVSETVIIPEQVLDSDVTEEVSLAHCTVPDDVLASDITSASMSMPEHVLTSESIHVSDVGHVEHVVHDNVVEAEIVTDPLTTDVVSEEVLVADCGSEAVIDANGIPVDQQDDDKSNCEDYLMISLDDAGKIEHDGSSGMTMDAESEIDPCKVDGTCPEVIKVYIFKADPGEDDLGGTVDIVESEPENDHGVELLDQNSSIRVPREKMVYMTVNDSQQEDEDLNVAEIADEVYMEVIVGEEDAAAAAAAAVHEQQMDDNEIKTFMPIAWAAAYAIIIGPDGHPLTVYPCMICGKKFKSRGFLKRHMKNHPEHLTKKKYRCTDCDYTTNKKISLHNHLESHKLTSKAEKAIECDECGKHFSHAGALFTHKMVHKEKGANKMHKCKFCEYETAEQGLLNRHLLAVHSKNFPHICVECGKGFRHPSELKKHMRIHTGEKPYQCQYCEYRSADSSNLKTHVKTKHSKEMPFKCDICLLTFSDTKEVQQHALIHQESKTHQCLHCDHKSSNSSDLKRHIISVHTKDYPHKCDMCDKGFHRPSELKKHVAAHKGKKMHQCRHCDFKIADPFVLSRHILSVHTKDLPFRCKRCRKGFRQQNELKKHMKTHSGRKVYQCEYCEYSTTDASGFKRHVISIHTKDYPHRCEYCKKGFRRPSEKNQHIMRHHKEVGLP, encoded by the exons ATGGATGAAGATGGACTTGAATTACAACCACAAGAGCCAAACTCGTTTTTTGATGCAACAG gagctgATGCTACACACATGGATGGTGATCAAATTGTTGTGGAAGTACAAGAGACTGTTTTTGTTTCAGATGTTGTGGATTCAGACATAACTGTGCATAACTTTGTTCCTGATGACCCAGACTCTGTTGTTATCCAAGATGTTATTGAGGATGTTGTTATAGAAGATGTTCACTGCCCCGATATCATGGAAGAAGCAGATGTATCTGAAACGGTCATCATTCCAGAGCAAGTGCTGGACTCAGATGTAACCGAAGAAGTTTCTTTAGCACATTGCACGGTCCCAGATGATGTTTTGGCTTCCGACATTACTTCAGCCTCAATGTCTATGCCAGAACATGTCTTGACGAGTGAATCCATACATGTGTCTGATGTTGGACATGTTGAACATGTCGTTCATGACAATGTAGTAGAAGCAGAAATTGTCACCGATCCTCTGACAACGGATGTCGTTTCAGAAGAAGTACTGGTAGCAGATTGTGGCTCTGAAGCAGTCATAGATGCCAATGGGATCCCTGTGGACCAGCAAGATGATGACAAAAGCAACTGTGAGGACTACCTTATGATTTCCT TGGATGATGCTGGCAAAATAGAACACGATGGTTCCTCTGGAATGACCATGGATGCAGAGTCGGAAATTGATCCTTGTAAAGTGGATGGCACTTGCCCTGAAGTCATCAAGGTGTACATTTTTAAAGCCGACCCTGGAGAGGATGACTTAG GTGGCACTGTAGACATTGTGGAGAGTGAACCTGAGAATGACCACGGAGTTGAATTACTTGATCAGAATAGCAGTATTCGTGTGCCAAGGGAAAAGATGGTTTATATGACTGTCAACGACTCTCAGCAAGAAGACGAAGATTTAA ATGTTGCTGAAATCGCTGATGAAGTTTATATGGAGGTGATCGTGGGAGAGGAGGACGCTGCTGCCGCGGCGGCCGCCGCCGTGCACGAGCAGCAGATGGACGACAACGAAATCAAGACCTTCATGCCAATAGCGTGGGCGGCAGCTTACG caATAATTATTGGCCCTGATGGACATCCCTTGACTGTCTATCCCTGCATGATTTGTGGGAAAAAATTTAAGTCCAGAGGTTTTTtgaaaaggcacatgaaaaacCATCCCGAACACCTTACCAAGAAGAAGTACCGCTGTACTGACTGTGATTACACTACCAACAAGAAGATAAGTTTACACAACCACCTGGAGAGCCACAAGCTGACCAGCAAGGCCGAAAAGGCCATCGAATGCGATGAGTGTGGGAAGCATTTCTCTCACGCTGGGGCTTTGTTTACTCACAAAATGGTGCATAAGGAGAAAGGAGCCAACAAAATGCACAAGTGTAAATTCTGTGAATACGAGACAGCTGAACAAGGCTTATTGAATCGCCACCTTTTGGCGGTCCACAGCAAGAACTTTCCTCATATTTGTGTGGAGTGCGGTAAAGGTTTTCGTCACCCGTCAGAGCTCAAGAAGCACATGCGAATCCATACTGGGGAGAAGCCGTACCAGTGCCAGTACTGCGAATATAGGTCTGCAGACTCTTCTAACTTGAAAACGCATGTAAAAACTAAGCATAGTAAAGAGATGCCATTCAAGTGTGACATCTGTCTTCTGACTTTCTCAGATACCAAAGAGGTGCAGCAACATGCTCTTATCCACCAAGAAAGCAAAACACACCAGTGTTTGCACTGTGACCACAAGAGTTCGAACTCGAGCGACTTGAAACGACACATAATTTCAGTCCATACGAAGGACTACCCCCACAAGTGTGACATGTGTGATAAAGGCTTTCACAGGCCTTCTGAACTCAAGAAACACGTGGCTGCCCACAAGGGTAAAAAAATGCACCAGTGTAGACATTGTGACTTTAAGATTGCAGATCCGTTTGTTCTAAGTCGCCATATTCTCTCAGTTCACACAAAAGATCTTCCGTTTCGGTGTAAGAGATGTAGAAAGGGATTTAGGCAACAGAACGAGCTTAAAAAGCATATGAAGACACACAGTGGCAGGAAAGTGTACCAGTGTGAGTACTGTGAGTATAGCACTACAGACGCCTCGGGCTTTAAACGGCACGTTATCTCCATTCATACGAAAGACTATCCTCACCGTTGTGAGTACTGCAAGAAGGGGTTCCGACGACCTTCAGAAAAGAACCAGCACATAATGCGACATCATAAGGAGGTTGGCCTGCCCTGA